A genomic region of Miscanthus floridulus cultivar M001 chromosome 3, ASM1932011v1, whole genome shotgun sequence contains the following coding sequences:
- the LOC136546696 gene encoding auxin-responsive protein SAUR36-like, whose translation MPSAKRIAHLAKKWQRMAAQGRKRLTWAAAAKEAVECCSSVASKGHCTVYTADGARFEVPLPCLITAVFGELLQMSQEEFGFTGGDGRITLPCDVAVMEYAMCLLRRGASAELEQAFLSTMAMSCHYASHVAPCVEASQQIAA comes from the coding sequence ATGCCGAGCGCCAAGAGGATTGCTCATCTGGCCAAGAAGTGGCAGAGGATGGCTGCACAAGGGAGGAAGCGCCTCACCTGGGCTGCGGCAGCAAAGGAAGCCGTCGAGTGCTGCAGCTCCGTGGCGAGCAAGGGCCACTGCACTGTGTACACGGCCGACGGCGCGCGGTTCGAGGTGCCGCTGCCGTGCCTTATCACCGCAGTCTTCGGGGAGCTCCTGCAAATGTCACAGGAAGAGTTTGGCTTCACGGGCGGCGATGGCAGGATCACGCTCCCCTGCGACGTGGCGGTCATGGAGTACGCCATGTGTTTGCTCAGGAGAGGCGCCTCTGCCGAGCTAGAGCAGGCTTTCCTTAGCACCATGGCGATGTCGTGCCACTATGCCAGCCATGTGGCGCCGTGTGTAGAAGCCAGCCAACAGATTGCTGCTTAG
- the LOC136546698 gene encoding auxin-responsive protein SAUR36-like, with the protein MISAKRLVQMARKWQRIAALARKRVMPIPAKESEGSCSTLTSVAGKGHCVVYSAEGLRFEVPLAYLGTVVFSELLMLSREEFGFESDDGKITLPCDAAVRAVMEYIMCLLRRDASEEVVRAFLSSMVRPCHTVSGVAPWNQRLAVCV; encoded by the exons ATGATCAGTGCCAAGAGACTTGTGCAAATGGCAAGGAAGTGGCAAAGGATAGCCGCCCTCGCGAGGAAGAGGGTCATGCCGATCCCGGCGAAAGAAAGCGAAGGATCGTGTAGCACGCTGACGTCGGTGGCTGGCAAAGGACACTGCGTTGTGTACTCGGCTGAGGGGCTGCGGTTCGAGGTCCCGCTGGCGTACCTTGGCACAGTGGTCTTCAGCGAGCTCCTAATGCTGTCGCGAGAAGAGTTTGGGTTCGAGAGCGATGACGGCAAGATCACGCTGCCCTGTGACGCAGCGGTTCGAG CGGTGATGGAGTACATAATGTGTTTGCTTAGAAGAGATGCCTCTGAAGAGGTTGTGAGAGCGTTCTTGAGTTCCATGGTCAGGCCATGCCACACTGTCAGCGGCGTGGCACCATGGAACCAGCGGCTAGCTGTTTGTGTATGA
- the LOC136546697 gene encoding auxin-responsive protein SAUR36-like: MISAKRIAHLAKKWQRMAAQARKRLTLGAAAKEADECCSSVASKGHCTVYTADGARFEVPLACLSTTVFGELLQMSQEEFGFTGSDGRITLPCDAAVMEYAMCLLRRGASAELEQAFLTTMATSCHYASRVAPCVEPSQQIAV, translated from the coding sequence ATGATCAGCGCCAAGAGGATTGCTCATCTGGCCAAGAAGTGGCAGAGGATGGCTGCACAAGCGAGGAAGCGCCTCACCTTGGGGGCGGCAGCAAAGGAAGCCGACGAGTGCTGCAGCTCCGTGGCGAGCAAGGGCCACTGCACGGTGTACACGGCCGACGGGGCGCGGTTCGAGGTGCCGCTGGCGTGCCTTAGCACCACGGTCTTCGGGGAGCTTCTGCAAATGTCACAGGAAGAGTTCGGCTTCACAGGCAGCGACGGCAGGATCACGCTCCCCTGCGACGCGGCGGTCATGGAGTACGCCATGTGTTTGCTCAGGAGAGGCGCCTCTGCCGAGCTAGAGCAGGCTTTCCTTACCACCATGGCGACGTCGTGCCACTATGCCAGCCGTGTGGCGCCGTGTGTAGAACCCAGCCAGCAGATTGCTGTTTAG
- the LOC136546699 gene encoding uncharacterized protein, whose amino-acid sequence MMMATGESKSPARALRRLAGAAVAAVLLRRSFSASKCKTEARMATARMKLLRNRREAQVRQMRRDIAVLLRDKQEDTARIRVEHVIREQNFMAANEIIELFCELIVTRLPIIAKQKECPADLKEGICSLIFAAPRCSELPELGRMRDIFEKKYGKDFVSAAVDLRPDAAVNNLLIEKLSVKKPSGQIKLKVLKDIAKEHQIDWDTTESEQELLKPPEELIKGPSTFVEASNMPVKTILTPQIVQPNPVNFSSRYSDDEYDDRGTMQFKDAASAARAAAESAERAASAAKAAADFANKNNHPFDEDEDWKVSSHEFTGKRQSMSNSSRSSRKEDADAFDEVKPHGGRASSTGSFSGKNHVEDDKDRYPADLDSRKTWRRNGRAARKVHSEINFDDSEGLCSESEDEIDVEIQSVERPLPPTREPFSENRHSEDEEPDQDFPELPKANLHSRVHPNMPLDYETLTARFEALKSGKLP is encoded by the exons ATGATGATGGCCACGGGCGAGTCCAAGTCCCCGGCTCGCGCGCTGCGGCGGCTGGCCGGCGCCGCGGTCGCCGCCGTGCTTCTCCGCCGCTCCTTCAGCGCCTCCAAGTG CAAGACTGAGGCGCGGATGGCGACGGCGCGGATGAAGCTGCTGCGGAACCGGAGGGAGGCGCAGGTGCGCCAGATGCGCCGCGACATCGCCGTGCTCCTCCGCGACAAACAGGAGGACACCGCACGCATCAGG GTTGAACACGTAATTAGGGAACAGAACTTTATGGCAGCCAATGAGATCATTGAGCTCTTCTGTGAGCTGATTGTTACACGCCTTCCCATCATCGCAAAACAGAA GGAATGTCCAGCAGACTTGAAAGAAGGTATCTGCAGTTTGATATTTGCAGCTCCAAGGTGCTCTGAGCTCCCTGAACTTGGTCGCATGCGTGACATTTTTGAAAAGAAGTATGGCAAAGATTTCGTTTCTGCTGCAGTTGACTTGCGCCCAGATGCTGCTGTTAACAACCTT CTGATTGAGAAGCTATCGGTTAAGAAGCCTTCTGGGCAAATTAAGCTGAAAGTTCTCAAGGATATAGCAAAAGAGCATCAGATTGATTGGGATACCACTGAGAGTGAGCAGGAGCTTCTGAAACCTCCTGAAGAGTTGATT AAAGGGCCAAGTACATTTGTTGAAGCTTCCAATATGCCTGTTAAGACTATTCTGACACCACAGATTGTGCAACCAAATCCAGTTAACTTCAG CTCTAGGTATTCGGATGATGAATATGATGACAGGGGCACTATGCAATTCAAAGATGCAGCTTCAGCTGCTCGAGCAGCTGCAGAGTCTGCTGAGAGAGCAGCATCTGCTGCGAAGGCTGCAGCTGATTTTGCCAATAAGAACAACCATCCATTTGATGAAGACGAGGATTGGAAAGTTTCAAGCCATGAATTCACAGGCAAGCGACAGTCAATGAGCAACTCTAGCAGATCCTCCAGGAAAGAAGATGCAGATGCCTTTGATGAAGTAAAACCCCATGGAGGGAGAGCATCCAGCACAGGAAGCTTCAGTGGAAAGAATCATGTAGAAGATGACAAAGACAGGTACCCTGCAGATTTGGACTCTAGGAAGACATGGAGAAGGAACGGCCGTGCTGCTCGGAAGGTGCACTCAGAGATAAATTTTGATGATTCTGAGGGACTCTGTTCAGAATCCGAGGATGAAATTGATGTGGAGATTCAGTCTGTGGAAAGGCCATTACCTCCTACGAGAGAGCCTTTTTCAGAAAACCGTCACTCAGAAGACGAAGAACCTGATCAAGATTTCCCTGAACTGCCAAAGGCAAACCTTCATTCTCGTGTTCATCCAAATATGCCTCTTGACTATGAAACTCTCACTGCACGCTTTGAGGCGCTCAAGTCCGGCAAGCTTCCGTAG